In Pseudoalteromonas aliena SW19, the genomic stretch TCATGCTCATTTTAAAGAACGACTAATAGCGCACTATTTTTTCTAATGGCGGTCATGGACTTAGACCGAAGTGGTACAGACTGAGCTGCAAAAGTTAGGGATAATTAGGCAAATAGCTCTTGAAACTGCGTCTCAAGAGCTAGGTCACTTTAAATCTGAAATTACTTAGATACAAACTCAGCCCGTTAAAAAGCACTTTTGTTTCGTTAAGTCTTGCAAATTTTAAGTCTATTTCCTTTTTTCATTACTATCAAGAAGCTCCTTTTCCCCCTTCAGACTAAGAAAAGCAACTGATGTGGAGTTAGGTTTTACTTTCCTACCTTCGTGCAGAGATTGAATTTCTGGTTTGTGGCTGTAAAGCCACTCAGCGTATTACTTTTAAAGTCAGCTTGTAACCTTTGATTCACTTAAAAATCAGTTCCAAATCTATTATTTCTAGGGGGGATCACCGTCTGTCTCGTATTCAAAATAGTAAGCTTTAATGCATCTGCTATAGTGAAAAGTAGCACAAGGTAATTTTGGTTAGTAGGTATTTACTTGGAAAGCTTTTAAAAGTGGTGGCCCCTCCCAGACTCGAACTGGGGACCTAACGATTATGAGTCGTGTGCTCTAACCAACTGAGCTAAGGGGCCAACTTTATATAACTGAAACAGTTAATTTTGAAACGTTTAATCACCTGAGTGACTAAAGTGGACTGCAGTATAAAAACTTTTTAGGGGCTTGTCACTACCAAAAACATTTATTTTAACAATCAGTAAGCTAACTGCTTAAATAGTAAACTTTCGGTGGGTGTAAATATTAAATTTACAAAACTTAGAGCGAACGGTGAAGGTGTGGACTGATTAAAATTACGACCCGCTGATAAATTCAATTTACCTCTAAACTTAAAAATCGTCATTTTCAAGTCACAGCGACTTATGCAGCGGGTTGAACAGTATTACTTTTTAGCAATAATATAAATTGCATGTATCAGTCCTGGGAAATAGCCTAACAAGGTTAGTAAAATATTTAACCAAAAATGTAAACCTAAGCCTACCTGTAAAAACACACCCAGCGGCGGCAATAAAACAGATAATATTATACGAATGATATCCACGATAAAACTCCATTTAAATTAAGTATTAATACCAATTTCATTAAAAATATGACCTTTCTATAGCATTAAATAGCTCACTGATTTAATGTTATTGGTATAAAAAACGTAAAACCCAGCAATGCTGGGTTTTAGCTACACTGTGTTATTCAGCAACGATAGTTAACTCATCAACTACGTCACGAACATCTTCAGCATTTTTAGCGATTTTAACTGCTAGCTGTTTTTCAGCTTCAGATTCTACAGAACCATTAAGGGTTACTATACCGTTGTCGGTATCAACGTCAATATCTGTTCCGCCCACTTCTGAGTCAAACAGGAAACGCGTTGTGATTACTGTGGTGATTTTAGCGTCAGTTAAGTCGTTATCATCATCGTTCATCATGTCTTTGTCTGTGTGTTTAGTATCCATATTTTTAACAACTGTAAGGCTGTTGTCAACACCAGATACGCCGTCTAGGCTAAGTACAAGTTCTTCTGCTAGCTCTTTTTCTACTTCGCTATCAACTTTACCTGTAAGTACTACCTTGCCATTTTTTACATCTGTATTAATGTCAAAGTTGTTTAGATTAGTGTTCATAAGAAGAACTGTTTCTGCCTTACCATCAATCCAAGCATCTTTACTTTCGTTTTCCCAGCTGTTTGCTTGGGCACTCATAGCCGTAGAACCAAGAACTAAAGCCGCGATAATAGATTTGTTAAATGTTTTCATAATCTTTCTCCTTTTGATTAAAGACACTTTTATTAATGCGAACTTTAGGCCAACTTTATTTAATATTAAAAATCAATGAGTTAAGCTTAATGCTGATAATAATTTGATTATGGCTATGCCAGTATTTACAGACTTATCGGTAAAACTTTCTCAAATAGTAAAATTAGCTAGATAATTGCTGTTTTGGTTAATCTATCGTTAATATAACGAAATAAAAAAACGAGTTAAAAATTAACCCATTGATAATTAAAGTACTTATAAGTGGTATATGATTTGCAATCAAACTAACAAGAGCAATATTAATAGCGAATATAATAAGGAATGCCCATGTCTGTAAAAGTTGAAGACCGTCCAATAGAGCAAGTGCGCGAACAAGTCATTGATCAATTAATTTATAATTACAGTCATGGAATTATTTCTGTTGATGCATTTGAAAGGCGCTTAGATAAAGCGATGGATGCATCTAATAACGAAGCCCTACTCGCCTTAGTAGAAGATTTAACACTTAATACCGATCAGCAATACAAAGCCGAAAAACAATCGCAGTTCACACCACACTACAGTGCACAGCAAAACAGTGATGATGACTTTACGCTACGCAGCATCTTGGGCTCTAACGAGCGAAGTGGCCAATGGGTTGTGCCAAAAAATATTTATCTAAGCAATTTTATGGGTTCGGTGGTACTTGATTTTACTGACGCTATTTTTGCTCATCAAAATGTGACTATTCACGTTAATTGTATTTTTGGCAGCGATGAAATTTACGTACCGGAGCATGTAAACGTAGTGTCTAAAATGTTTTGTATTTTAAGTAGCCTTGAAAATAAATCGGTATCGCTCAATAAGCGCCAAGGACCCACTATTCATATTGAAGGAAGAGCAGTGTTAGGCTCTGTTGAAGTAAAAATTAAACGCACCATAAAAGAAAAATTTATAAGTTTTGCTAATGAGCTAAAAACCCAGCTGGGAGCTGGTAATAATCGTCAATAATATTGAGTATGTTTAAGCACCGTAATTTACGGTGCTTAGTATAAAGCTACAAATCATTATTTCTTTCACTGGGGATATCACTTAAATACTCGACAAACTCTACTTCAAAACCCGCCGGATCAACAAAGTAGACGTTTTTTCTAAATGGGTTGTCACTGCCATCCTTACTTATTACAAAGCCTGCTTTATTTAAACGTATTATTACCTCATCTAGGTTATTAGTTACATAAGCAAAGTGCGCAAAACCCACCTGATGACCCGATAGGTTTCTGTTTTCACCTTCACCATGATCGCTTATTGCTATGTAATGGGTGTCATCGCCAAAGTGTACCCAGCGTCTGGGCTTTCCATACCAAGTACCCTCGCCTTCACTTCTAATTGACCAATTCGGAAAGACGGCTTGATAAAATTTAAGCATGCTCTCAATATTATTAGCGACTAAATTAACGTGCTCTAAATACATAATGTGTTCCTGTTTATTAATTTAGGCACACGATAAAACCTCAAGCTAACTTTAGGTAAAGTGTTATTTTTAGTTTTTTATTTTAAAAGCAGCATCCCCTCTAAATATTTTAATAAATACGCTAAACTTTCAATGTTGTATAAAAAACAAACATAAGTATTTGGGGTTTATTGTTTACTTTATGTCAAAAGTCGCTAAAATACGCCGGCTGAAATATATAAACGTTCTTTTACAACCCAAAGGTAACTCCATGCATCCAATGTTAAACATTGCGGTTCGCGCTGCGCGCAACGCAGGCAAAATTTTACTTCGCGCAAGTGAAGATTTATCAAAAGTTGAAGTGCAACAAAAAGGCGCTAACGACTTAGTAACTAACATTGATAAAGAAGCCGAAGCCGTAATTCGTGACACTATTTTACAGTCTTACCCTACTCACTCTATTGTTGGTGAAGAATTAGGTGAGCATAAAGGCAAGGATGATGATTACCAATGGATTGTAGATCCTATCGATGGAACAACTAATTTCATCAAAGGCATCCCTCATTATGCGGTTTCTATCGCACTTAAAGTTAAAGGTCGTTTAGACCAAGCTGTTATCTATGATCCAATTCGTGGTGAACTTTTCACTGCATCTCGCGGTCAAGGTACTCAACTTAATAGCAAACGCTTACGTGTTAGCAAAACTACGGTTCTTGCAGGCACTGTACTCGCGACTGGTTTCCCTTTCAAAAACAAAAACCACATGGATGCATACACCGAAGCGTTTAAAGCATTATTTGTTCACACTGCAGACATTCGTCGTGCGGGTTGTTCTGCTTTAGATATGGCATATGTTGCAGCGGGTCGTGTTGATGGATTTTTTGAAATTGGTTTAAAACCGTGGAACTCTGCTGCGGGCGAACTAATGGTTAAAGAAGCGGGCGGTATGGTTGTAGATTTCGCTGGTGGCAATAACTATAACCACAGTGGCAATATCATCTGTGGTTCGCCAAAACTCACTCAAGCAATTATTCGTGAAATTCGTCCAGTATTAACTGAGTCGTTACTTCGCTAATTTAATGCGTTTAATAGCATGTTAAAAAGGAGCTTGGGCTCCTTTTTTTGTGCCTAAAAATAAGGGTTGTCGAGTTTAATTTCAACAGTATCAGCTTTACTGTAAGGCAAGTTATTTATCTCTTTGGCAAAGTACTCATTAAACAACGCATCAAACTCTCCATTTTTTTGCATTATTTTTAATCCTTTTTCAATTGCCTCTGCAAGCTCTGGTTTACGCTTTGATACAAAGAAATAACATCCAGTTGGATAGCTTATGAAAAGATTAGGTACAATTGAGAGGTTGCTTTGCTTGTTAGCCGCAAGGTCAGAATGCACCTCTATAAATGAACGCGGAAAATAATCGATACGCCCACTGCTGGTTAAAGTAAACATCGCTTGATAATTTGCAAGTGGCCTTACATGCAAGCCATTGAATTCCATTATTTTGGTATCAGGCCAATCATGCCCTTGCACAGCAGAAAGCTTGCTAAGCTGCTCTATGGTATTAACACCTTTAAAACTAGCCAAGCTGTCTTTACTGGCCAGTAATGCCCTTTTGCCTATGTAGCCTTTAAATAAAGGTATTTTAATCGCTATAGCTAATGATTCTCGCTCCGGGCTGCTCATACTCCAATATAAATCTAATTTTTCTGTATCAAGCGCAATTAAAATCCGTTGCTGGTGAGGGTGAATAAATACACTTCGAATATCTGCAGGATACTGTGCGCTGACGAGCGCTTTGCTGAGTAGTTTTTTCAAGTAATCGTCAGGAACATATTGCTCACGCTGCTCTTGTGCAATATGTACAATATTAACCTCGTTTGCTATCGCGCTACACGCAAATAAACTTATCGCACTAATTAAATACTTCAATGGCAACATAGTTATCATTTTAGTTATCACCTATGGTTTTAAATCGCCCTTTTATTAGTTGTTAAGCGCACTACTGCGGGGGCTGGCCTTCTGCGTTTACATATAAAAAGATAGCTATGGCGATATCGTTTGGCTTCTTTTTTAGCATCCGTTGCTAATGCAGCGACTTGATGACTATTTTTACACTGCTGTAAATCAGGTTCCACTAAGCCTATTGATAAAGTAAGTAAAGGCACAAATTGCTTTTCGCCTTCGCGATTTGTTGCCCAGTACCCTTTATTGTTTATATGCTCAGGTGTAAAGAACACTCTCGACTGCTGTTCAAATTGTTCAATAATAGTATTACAAATAGCGACCGCGTCGGTTTGATCAAACACAACCATAAAGTCGTCGCCACCAATATGTCCTACAAAGTTAGCACTGTTTGCGCAAGCTTGCACGGTTACATCCGCTAACAGCTTGATCACACTGTCGCCACTGGCATAGCCATATAAATCATTAAATTGCTTAAAATGGTTTAAGTCAATGTAAGCTAGAGAAAACTTATCTTTGCTTCGCAATCTCTGCTCGATTGTTTCATTTATTGCCACATTGCCAGGTAACATCGTTAACGGGTTAGCATGCTGGGCGTGACGAATTTTTTCTTCTGTTATATGTTTTAAAATATCTCTAAGTGGCGCTAATCCCAAATACTTATTATTGCGTGTAATCACAATATGACGACGAATATCAAAATCTTGCTCCGTTATTTGCTGGCTCACCGTATCTAGTTTTTGATTTTCGTCGACAACCAATGGATGCTTATCCATTAAGGCTGTCACTGGGCGCTTATCGTAAAGCGCATGGCCATAAGGTGCCGCAAACACTTCGGTTAGTTGATCCTTGTGTAGTAGCCCCACAGGCTGACTTTGCTGGTTTAATACCGCGATACTAATAATCGACTTATCCTGTTCAAATAGCTTATGAGCATCTTTACAGCGTGTTTCACTGCCAATTTGAGCTTGTGTGAGGTTTAGCAACCCTATTGCCATAGATTGATCAAATTGATCTTTTTCCTTTAGCGTAAGGGCTTGTATTTGCTCTGATCTAAAATCGTAACTTGGTTGCTGACTTGGCTTTTCGAGTAAAAAACCTTGTACATTTTTAATACCTAAACCCTCGACTAATGCCAACTCTTCCGGACGCTCAATCCCCTCAGCAATCACGGAGGTGTTAGTTGCTCTAGCCAGCACGGTAATTGATTTTAAAAACTCTTTTTTAACCTCACTTTGATCGCAGTAATCTATAAAGTAACGATCTATTTTTACATAGTTGGGCTGTAACTCTGACCACTGCTTTAGCCCTGAATAGCCAGCTCCCAGATCGTCTATTGCTATGGTAAAACCCAGCTCTCGATAATGCGCTATAGTTTTTAACAACAAGAAACCGTCGTCTACTTTTTCTTGCTCCGTCACCTCTATCACTACGCGATTGGCCGCTAAACCAAATTGCTCAATTAAGTGCAGGGTTTCTCCTTTGGGGTGGCACGGATCGAGTAAAGTTTTAGGGCTTACATTCAAAAACAGTTTTCCTTGCAAGGCCAACTTTACAAAATTTTCGATTGCTTTGGAGCGGCATAACAACTCAAGTTCAGAAATCAGTCCATGTTCATGAGCAACTGCAAAGAGCTTATTTGGCATCTCTAAAGGGCTATTTTTAGGCCCTCGACTAAGGGCTTCGTAGCCTAAAATAGTGTGATTAGATATATCAAAAATAGGTTGGAATAATGTGGTTATTTCACCGTTATCTAAAATATATTCTAAAACTTTACGTTGCACAGTCACTGCTAGGCCCAATTATAATTATGATAAGAGCGACAAAGTAACAACCCTGTATGACCGTTATATGGCAGATAGCCAAACAACAGACAATAAAAAACCGCTCAAGGAGCGGTTTTTTTATAAAGCAGTTACAAATCCATTACGGCATAGCGTCTTGGTCTGCGCCTTCTTTTTCAATTACTTCTGGTATTAAATCTTCTTTGCTTACGCCCATTGCAAGAGCAACCGAGCTGGCTACATAAATTGAAGAATAAGTACCAATAAACACACCAAACAGCAATGCAGTTGCAAAACCGTGGATAGTTTGTCCGCCCCATGCAAACAAGGCAATCAATACTAAAATAGTGGTGATTGATGTTACAAGTGTACGGTTAAGTGTTTGCGTAAGTGAAATATCAATAATTTCAACGGTATCGTCGATGCGTACTTTACGGAAGTTTTCACGAATACGGTCCGATACAACAATAGTATCGTTAAGTGAATAACCAATTACCGCAAGGATTGCCGCTAATATAGTTAAATCAAACTCTAAACCTAATACAGAAAACAAACCTACAGTAATAATAACATCATGTAATAGTGCACCTACCGCACCCACAGCAAAGCGCCATTCAAAGCGAAATGCAACATAGATCAAGATACAAATAAGCGCAGTTAACATGGCCAAGCCACCCTGCTCTTTTAAGTCTTCACCTACACTTGGGCCAACAAACTCAATACGGCGCATTACTACGCTGTCGTCTGCTTTTTTAAGTGCATCGATTACTTGGTTACCAATTACTTCCGCTTTTACATCACTGCCGCGTGGTGCTAATCGAACCAAAATCTCTTGGCTTGAACCAAACAGTTGTACCGATGCATCAGCAAAACCGTTATCAGCTAGCGCATCACGTACTTTTTTAAGATCAGCTGGCTGTGAAAAACCAACTTCTACCGCAGTACCGCCGGTAAAATCTAAACCAAAGTTTAAGCCTTTAACAAAAATTGATGCAAACGACGCTAAAATTAATAACGTCGAAAAGCCCATAGCCACTTTTCGAAGAGACATGAAACGAAGGGTTCGAGTACCCAAACTTAAAATTTGCATGTCTGCTCCTTAAATAGAAAGTTTTTCAATGCGTTTACCGCCAACAAACAAGTTGATTATCGCACGGGTGCCAACAATAGCTGTAAACATTGAAGTTAAAATACCAATCGCAAGCGTAACCGCAAAGCCTGCTATTGGGCCGGTGCCTACTGCGAACAATATAATGGCAGCGATTAATGTGGTGATGTTGGCATCAAAAATAGTACTAAATGCACTATCGTAACCAAAATGAATCGCTTGTTGAGGACTGCGGCCATCGGCCAGCTCTTCACGAATGCGTTCAAAAATAAGTACGTTAGCATCAACAGCCATACCAACTGTTAGTACAATACCGGCAATACCTGGCAAAGTAAGCGCGGCATCTGGAATTAACGACATAACACCTACAATCAGTACTAAGTTAGCCGCAAGTGCAAGGTTTGCCACCATACCAAAGCCTTTGTAGTACACAAGCATAAACACCAGTACAAACGCAAAACCAAGTGCAACCGCAGTCATACCTGCTTCAATGTTTTCTTGCCCTAAGCTTGGTCCTACTGTGCGTTCTTCAACAATTTGAATTGGCGCTACAAGCGCACCAGCACGAAGTAGTAAACTTAAGTTATGCGCTTCAGCAGGGTTATCGATACCTGTAATACGGAACGAGCGATCAAGGCGAGCTTGAATTGTTGCTACGTTTATTACTTCTTCTACCTTAATAGGTGGAAGTGCTTTACCGTCTGCATCTTTTTTACCTGATGGTTTATATTCAATAAATACCGTTGCCATACGCTTACCAATAGCGCGTTTGGTAAAGGCATTCATTTTTGCCCCACCTTTGCTATCTAGCGAAATACTTACTTGTGGACGTTGATATTCATCTGCGCCAGATTGCGCACCAGTAATATGGCTGCCTTCTAGGATAATGCGTTTTTTAAGTACAACAGGGTAACCGTCACGACTCATGATCATTTCAGTACCTGGC encodes the following:
- a CDS encoding YqaE/Pmp3 family membrane protein, yielding MDIIRIILSVLLPPLGVFLQVGLGLHFWLNILLTLLGYFPGLIHAIYIIAKK
- a CDS encoding BON domain-containing protein, which translates into the protein MKTFNKSIIAALVLGSTAMSAQANSWENESKDAWIDGKAETVLLMNTNLNNFDINTDVKNGKVVLTGKVDSEVEKELAEELVLSLDGVSGVDNSLTVVKNMDTKHTDKDMMNDDDNDLTDAKITTVITTRFLFDSEVGGTDIDVDTDNGIVTLNGSVESEAEKQLAVKIAKNAEDVRDVVDELTIVAE
- a CDS encoding LiaF domain-containing protein, yielding MSVKVEDRPIEQVREQVIDQLIYNYSHGIISVDAFERRLDKAMDASNNEALLALVEDLTLNTDQQYKAEKQSQFTPHYSAQQNSDDDFTLRSILGSNERSGQWVVPKNIYLSNFMGSVVLDFTDAIFAHQNVTIHVNCIFGSDEIYVPEHVNVVSKMFCILSSLENKSVSLNKRQGPTIHIEGRAVLGSVEVKIKRTIKEKFISFANELKTQLGAGNNRQ
- a CDS encoding VOC family protein, which gives rise to MYLEHVNLVANNIESMLKFYQAVFPNWSIRSEGEGTWYGKPRRWVHFGDDTHYIAISDHGEGENRNLSGHQVGFAHFAYVTNNLDEVIIRLNKAGFVISKDGSDNPFRKNVYFVDPAGFEVEFVEYLSDIPSERNNDL
- the suhB gene encoding inositol-1-monophosphatase, yielding MHPMLNIAVRAARNAGKILLRASEDLSKVEVQQKGANDLVTNIDKEAEAVIRDTILQSYPTHSIVGEELGEHKGKDDDYQWIVDPIDGTTNFIKGIPHYAVSIALKVKGRLDQAVIYDPIRGELFTASRGQGTQLNSKRLRVSKTTVLAGTVLATGFPFKNKNHMDAYTEAFKALFVHTADIRRAGCSALDMAYVAAGRVDGFFEIGLKPWNSAAGELMVKEAGGMVVDFAGGNNYNHSGNIICGSPKLTQAIIREIRPVLTESLLR
- a CDS encoding substrate-binding periplasmic protein; translation: MLPLKYLISAISLFACSAIANEVNIVHIAQEQREQYVPDDYLKKLLSKALVSAQYPADIRSVFIHPHQQRILIALDTEKLDLYWSMSSPERESLAIAIKIPLFKGYIGKRALLASKDSLASFKGVNTIEQLSKLSAVQGHDWPDTKIMEFNGLHVRPLANYQAMFTLTSSGRIDYFPRSFIEVHSDLAANKQSNLSIVPNLFISYPTGCYFFVSKRKPELAEAIEKGLKIMQKNGEFDALFNEYFAKEINNLPYSKADTVEIKLDNPYF
- a CDS encoding bifunctional diguanylate cyclase/phosphodiesterase — translated: MTVQRKVLEYILDNGEITTLFQPIFDISNHTILGYEALSRGPKNSPLEMPNKLFAVAHEHGLISELELLCRSKAIENFVKLALQGKLFLNVSPKTLLDPCHPKGETLHLIEQFGLAANRVVIEVTEQEKVDDGFLLLKTIAHYRELGFTIAIDDLGAGYSGLKQWSELQPNYVKIDRYFIDYCDQSEVKKEFLKSITVLARATNTSVIAEGIERPEELALVEGLGIKNVQGFLLEKPSQQPSYDFRSEQIQALTLKEKDQFDQSMAIGLLNLTQAQIGSETRCKDAHKLFEQDKSIISIAVLNQQSQPVGLLHKDQLTEVFAAPYGHALYDKRPVTALMDKHPLVVDENQKLDTVSQQITEQDFDIRRHIVITRNNKYLGLAPLRDILKHITEEKIRHAQHANPLTMLPGNVAINETIEQRLRSKDKFSLAYIDLNHFKQFNDLYGYASGDSVIKLLADVTVQACANSANFVGHIGGDDFMVVFDQTDAVAICNTIIEQFEQQSRVFFTPEHINNKGYWATNREGEKQFVPLLTLSIGLVEPDLQQCKNSHQVAALATDAKKEAKRYRHSYLFICKRRRPAPAVVRLTTNKRAI
- the secF gene encoding protein translocase subunit SecF codes for the protein MQILSLGTRTLRFMSLRKVAMGFSTLLILASFASIFVKGLNFGLDFTGGTAVEVGFSQPADLKKVRDALADNGFADASVQLFGSSQEILVRLAPRGSDVKAEVIGNQVIDALKKADDSVVMRRIEFVGPSVGEDLKEQGGLAMLTALICILIYVAFRFEWRFAVGAVGALLHDVIITVGLFSVLGLEFDLTILAAILAVIGYSLNDTIVVSDRIRENFRKVRIDDTVEIIDISLTQTLNRTLVTSITTILVLIALFAWGGQTIHGFATALLFGVFIGTYSSIYVASSVALAMGVSKEDLIPEVIEKEGADQDAMP
- the secD gene encoding protein translocase subunit SecD, whose product is MLNKFPVWKYLLVLAVVAIGLLYASPNLYGRDPAIQVSGAKGADVDLSVVDKVNAILKKHNVTAKSTILEDGQILVRLKNVEEQLKAQDLLRDSLSDDYISAINMAPAQPAWLKAVGGNPMKLGLDLSGGVHFTMEIDMATAVDNQLEQMEQDFRSDLREEKLRYRSVRRVAGSERMRVEMRTEADKDAAENFLETRYPLNVYIDDSSNDNAFFATMSEQKLKEIRDYAIKQNETIIRNRINQIGVAEPNVQRQGAERIIVQLPGIQDTARAKEILGATATLEFREVDENADVSAAAQGRIPPGTEMIMSRDGYPVVLKKRIILEGSHITGAQSGADEYQRPQVSISLDSKGGAKMNAFTKRAIGKRMATVFIEYKPSGKKDADGKALPPIKVEEVINVATIQARLDRSFRITGIDNPAEAHNLSLLLRAGALVAPIQIVEERTVGPSLGQENIEAGMTAVALGFAFVLVFMLVYYKGFGMVANLALAANLVLIVGVMSLIPDAALTLPGIAGIVLTVGMAVDANVLIFERIREELADGRSPQQAIHFGYDSAFSTIFDANITTLIAAIILFAVGTGPIAGFAVTLAIGILTSMFTAIVGTRAIINLFVGGKRIEKLSI